One window of the Macaca thibetana thibetana isolate TM-01 chromosome 13, ASM2454274v1, whole genome shotgun sequence genome contains the following:
- the ZFP36L2 gene encoding mRNA decay activator protein ZFP36L2 produces MSTTLLSAFYDVDFLCKTEKSLANLNLNNMLDKKAVGTPVAAAPSSGFAPGFLRRHSASNLHALAHPAPSPGSCSPKFPGAANGSSCGSAAAGGPTSYGTLKEPSGGGGTALLNKENKFRDRSFSENGDRSQHLLHLQQQQKGGGGSQINSTRYKTELCRPFEESGTCKYGEKCQFAHGFHELRSLTRHPKYKTELCRTFHTIGFCPYGPRCHFIHNADERRPAPSGGASGDLRAFGTRDALHLGFPREPRPKLHHSLSFSGFPSGHHQPPGGLESPLLLDSPTSRTPPPPSCSSASSCSSSASSCSSASAASTPSAPACCASAAAAAAAALLYGSGGAEDLLAPGAPCAACSSASCANNAFAFGPELSSLITPLAIQTHNFAAVAAAAYYRSQQQQQQGLAPPAQPPAPPSAPLPAGAAAPPSPPFSFQLPRRLSDSPVFDAPPSPPDSLSDRDSYLSGSLSSGSLSGSESPSLDPGRRLPIFSRLSISDD; encoded by the exons ATGTCGACCACACTTTTGTCCGCGTTCTACGATGTCGACTTCTTGTGCAAG ACGGAGAAATCCCTGGCCAACCTCAACTTGAACAACATGCTGGACAAGAAGGCGGTGGGGACGCCCGTGGCCGCCGCCCCCAGCTCCGGCTTCGCGCCAGGCTTCCTCCGACGGCACTCGGCCAGCAACCTGCACGCACTCGCCCACCCCGCGCCCAGCCCCGGCAGCTGCTCGCCCAAGTTCCCGGGCGCCGCTAACGGCAGCAGCTGTGGCAGCGCGGCGGCCGGCGGCCCGACCTCCTACGGCACCCTTAAGGAGCCGTCGGGGGGCGGCGGCACAGCCCTGCTCAACAAGGAGAACAAATTCCGGGACCGCTCGTTCAGCGAGAACGGCGACCGCAGCCAGCACCTCCTGcacctgcagcagcagcagaaggggGGCGGCGGCTCCCAGATCAACTCCACGCGCTACAAGACCGAGCTGTGCCGGCCCTTCGAGGAGAGCGGCACGTGCAAGTACGGCGAGAAGTGCCAGTTCGCGCATGGCTTCCACGAGCTGCGCAGCCTGACTCGCCACCCGAAGTACAAGACCGAGCTGTGCCGCACCTTCCACACCATCGGCTTCTGTCCCTACGGGCCGCGCTGCCACTTCATCCACAACGCGGACGAACGGCGGCCCGCGCCGTCGGGGGGCGCCTCCGGGGACCTGCGTGCCTTTGGCACGCGCGACGCGCTGCACCTGGGCTTCCCGCGGGAGCCGCGGCCCAAGCTGCACCACAGCCTCAGCTTCTCGGGCTTCCCGTCGGGCCACCATCAGCCCCCGGGCGGCCTCGAGTCGCCGCTGCTGCTCGACAGCCCCACGTCGCGCACGCCGCCGCCGCCCTCCTGCTCCTCGGCCTCGTCCtgctcctcctccgcctcctcctgtTCCTCGGCCTCCGCGGCCTCCACGCCCTCGGCCCCGGCATGCTGCGCCTCTGCGGCGGCCGCGGCTGCGGCCGCTCTGCTCTACGGCAGCGGGGGAGCCGAGGACCTGCTGGCACCTGGGGCCCCGTGCGCGGCCTGCTCGTCAGCCTCGTGCGCCAACAACGCTTTCGCCTTCGGCCCGGAGCTCAGCAGCCTCATCACGCCGCTCGCCATCCAGACCCACAATTTTGCCGCCGTGGCCGCCGCCGCCTACTACCGcagtcagcagcagcagcagcagggcctGGCGCCCCCTGCGCAGCCCCCGGCACCGCCCAGCGCACCCCTCCCCGCCGGGGCCGCCGCGCCTCCCTCGCCGCCCTTCAGCTTCCAGCTGCCGCGCCGCCTGTCCGACTCGCCCGTGTTCGACGCGCCCCCCAGCCCCCCGGACTCGCTGTCGGACCGCGACAGTTACCTGAGCGGCTCCTTGAGCTCTGGAAGCCTCAGCGGCTCCGAGTCCCCCAGCCTCGACCCCGGCCGCCGCCTGCCAATCTTCAGCCGCCTCTCCATCTCCGACGACTGA